Proteins from a genomic interval of Debaryomyces hansenii CBS767 chromosome E complete sequence:
- a CDS encoding DEHA2E06556p (similar to uniprot|P17709 Saccharomyces cerevisiae YCL040W GLK1 Glucokinase) has protein sequence MLNLKLQTAVDDIVNQFTVTEEFLHDATKEFTKSMDTGLQNTASKREYMPMIPTYVTGIPTGKEKGLFLAADLGGTNFRVCSVNLHGDHTHELKQSKYSIPLDLMKNSTADSLFSFLAKKVETFLKDNHDDLEADEQLKLGFTFSFPINQTALNRGTLIRWTKGFDLPDCVDKDVVELLQSNIDLLGCKVNVVALANDTVGTLLSRAYSNNPEKTNANTIVGAIFGTGTNGAYFETLDNIPKLKSTNIPEGAKGMVINTEWGSFDNTLKILPKTKYDEIVDSETANKGFHLFEKRISGMFMGEILRVCLIDLFQRDLIFVDLYKSRGGSLPHRLSEEWLLSSEVLSYLQIDDSTDLKMSELILENELRLPTTKEERIVIQKLTQAIAHRAAYLSAIPVAAILNRVKGQFSNDNRDFEFGCDGSVVEFYPGFQASILEALEIINPLEGEKKKVHLKIAKDGSGVGAALCASTAK, from the coding sequence ATGTTAAACTTAAAATTACAGACAGCAGTTGACGATATCGTGAACCAATTCACCGTTACTGAAGAATTTCTTCACGATGCGACTAAGGAATTTACTAAATCAATGGACACTGGTTTACAAAACACTGCGTCGAAAAGAGAATACATGCCAATGATCCCAACGTATGTCACTGGTATTCCTACTGGTAAGGAAAAAGGCTTATTTTTAGCAGCAGATTTAGGTGGTACTAATTTTAGAGTCTGTTCTGTCAATCTTCATGGAGACCACACTCATGAATTAAAGCAATCAAAATACAGTATCCCATTggatttgatgaagaacTCTACTGCCGATAGTTTATTCTCTTTCTTAGCCAAAAAGGTTGAAACATTTTTGAAGGATAATCATGATGACCTAGAAGCAGATGAGCAATTAAAATTAGGCTTTACTTTCTCTTTCCCTATCAACCAGACTGCTTTAAATAGGGGCACTTTAATTCGTTGGACAAAGGGATTCGATTTACCAGATTGTGTTGACAAGGACGTTGTTGAGTTATTACAATCCAACATTGACTTGTTAGGATGTAAAGTCAATGTGGTAGCATTAGCCAATGATACTGTTGgtacattattatcaagagCCTATTCCAATAACCCTGAGAAAACTAACGCTAACACTATTGTGGGTGCTATTTTTGGTACTGGTACTAATGGAGCATATTTTGAAACCCTTGATAATATTCCTAAATTAAAATCTACTAATATTCCAGAAGGTGCCAAAGGTATGGTAATTAATACTGAATGGGGTTCGTTCGATAACACTCTAAAAATATTACCAAAAACTaaatatgatgaaattgtcGATTCAGAAACTGCTAATAAAGGCtttcatttatttgaaaaaagaattagtGGAATGTTTATGGGAGAAATTTTACGTGTTTGtttgattgatttatttcaaCGTGACCTTATCtttgttgatttatataaatctaGAGGTGGTTCATTACCTCACAGATTATCTGAAGAATGGTTATTATCTTCTGAGGTTTTATCTTACTTGCAGATTGATGATTCAACTGACTTAAAAATGTCTGAATTAATATTAGAGAACGAATTAAGATTGCCTACTactaaagaagaaaggaTAGTTATTCAGAAATTGACTCAAGCTATTGCGCATAGAGCTGCTTATCTTTCGGCTATTCCTGTTGCTGCTATACTCAATCGTGTCAAGGGACAATTCTCCAACGATAATAGGGACTTTGAATTCGGTTGTGACGGATCTGTTGTAGAATTTTATCCGGGATTCCAGGCTTCTATTTTAGAAGCAttagaaataatcaatCCTTTAGAGggagaaaagaaaaaggtCCACTTAAAAATTGCCAAAGATGGCAGTGGAGTTGGAGCTGCGTTATGTGCCAGCACAGCAAAATAA
- a CDS encoding DEHA2E06578p (weakly similar to uniprot|Q05926 Saccharomyces cerevisiae YLR364W) has product MSKEYIERAQELVNNHPYLMLSKSWCPDCHYTYEIWNQYNVKEKIYIIELDKFEDQNEAEELEKAFTEIAGRKWVPTIFFHGKILGTEEDLKRWTKEGKLSEIFKDSHLIN; this is encoded by the coding sequence ATGTCTAAGGAATATATCGAAAGGGCACAAGAGTTGGTCAATAACCATCCCTATTTAATGTTATCTAAGTCATGGTGTCCTGATTGTCATTATACCTACGAAATTTGGAACCAATACAAtgttaaagaaaaaatttaCATCATCGAGTTAGATAAGTTTGAAGATCAAAACGAAGcagaagaattagagaaAGCTTTTACAGAAATCGCTGGTAGAAAATGGGTTCCAACGATCTTTTTCCATGGAAAAATTCTAGGCactgaagaagatttgaaaaggTGGACAAAGGAAGGTAAATTGTCCGAGATCTTTAAAGATTCTCatcttattaattaa
- a CDS encoding DEHA2E06600p (highly similar to uniprot|P37291 Saccharomyces cerevisiae YLR058C SHM2 serine hydroxymethyltransferase) produces the protein MPYALSESHKQLVEGHLKDIDPEVDQIIKDEVDRQKHSIVLIASENFTSTAVFDALGTPMCNKYSEGYPGARYYGGNEQIDKMEILCQERALKTFNATSDKWGVNVQTLSGSPANLQVYQALMKPHERLMGLDLPHGGHLSHGYQTDSRKISAVSTYFETMPYRVNLDTGLIDYDMLEKTAVLFRPKILVAGTSAYCRLIDYKKMREIADKVGAYLVVDMAHISGLVAAGVIPSPFEYADVVTTTTHKSLRGPRGAMIFFRRGVRSINPKTGQEILYDLENPINFSVFPGHQGGPHNHTIAALATALKQAATPEFKQYQEQVLKNSKVLEEEFTKKGYTLVSNGTDSHMVLVSLKDKQIDGARVETICEKINIALNKNSIPGDKSALVPGGVRIGAPAMTTRGLGEEDFKKIVSYIDFAVNYAKEIQANLPKDANKLKDFKNKVLNTEDEKLQAAKKEISQWAGEFPLSV, from the coding sequence ATGCCATACGCATTATCTGAATCTCACAAGCAATTGGTCGAAGGACACTTGAAGGACATTGATCCTGAAGttgatcaaattatcaaggATGAAGTCGATAGACAAAAACATTCCATCGTTTTAATTGCCTCTGAAAATTTTACTTCAACTGCTGTTTTCGATGCCTTGGGAACTCCAATGTGTAACAAGTACTCTGAAGGTTACCCTGGTGCTAGATACTACGGTGGTAATGAGCAAATCGACAAGATGGAAATTTTGTGCCAAGAAAGAGCTTTGAAGACCTTCAATGCTACTTCTGATAAATGGGGTGTTAATGTCCAAACCTTATCTGGTTCCCCTGCTAATTTGCAAGTGTACCAAGCTTTGATGAAGCCTCATGAAAGATTAATGGGATTGGATTTACCTCATGGAGGTCACTTATCTCACGGTTATCAAACCGACTCTAGAAAGATTTCAGCTGTTTCAACCTACTTTGAAACTATGCCTTACAGAGTTAACTTAGATACCGGTTTAATTGACTACGATATGTTAGAAAAAACTGCTGTTTTATTCAGACCAAAAATTTTAGTTGCAGGTACTTCAGCTTACTGTCGTCTTATCGATTACAAGAAGATGAGGGAAATTGCCGACAAGGTTGGTGCTTATCTTGTTGTTGATATGGCGCATATTTCCGGTTTAGTTGCTGCCGGTGTAATTCCTTCACCATTCGAATATGCTGATGTTGTCACTACCACTACCCATAAGTCTTTAAGAGGTCCAAGAGGTGCTATGATCTTCTTCAGAAGAGGTGTTAGGTCTATCAACCCAAAGACCGGTCAAGAGATCTTATACGACTTAGAAAACCCAATTAACTTCTCTGTCTTCCCAGGTCACCAAGGTGGTCCTCACAACCACACCATCGCAGCTTTAGCCACTGCTTTGAAGCAAGCGGCCACTCCTGAATTCAAGCAATATCAAGAGCAagtattgaagaattcgaAGGtcttagaagaagaattcacGAAAAAGGGTTATACCTTGGTTTCCAATGGTACCGATTCCCATATGGTTTTAGTTTCCTTAAAGGATAAACAAATTGATGGTGCCAGAGTCGAGACTATTTGTGAAAAGATCAACATTGCTTTAAATAAGAATTCTATTCCAGGTGATAAGTCAGCATTAGTCCCAGGTGGTGTTAGAATTGGTGCTCCAGCTATGACCACCAGAGGTTTAGGTGAAGAAGACTTCAAGAAGATTGTTTcttatattgattttgctGTCAATTACGCTAAGGAAATACAAGCTAATTTACCAAAGGATGCTAACAAGTTgaaagatttcaaaaacaaGGTCTTGAATACTGAAGATGAGAAATTACAAGCTGCTAAGAAGGAAATTTCCCAATGGGCTGGTGAATTCCCATTATCAGTCTAA
- a CDS encoding DEHA2E06622p (similar to uniprot|P53224 Saccharomyces cerevisiae YGR038W ORM1 Evolutionarily conserved protein with similarity to Orm2p required for resistance to agents that induce the unfolded protein response) — MSQYSPKMNNNNNDDNNLLTPTQSHHSAHTVTTRKRRSSSIIQHLEPDTLETKIDQSLNPNVNANWVHSKGAWVIHIVLILFLKIFFNFITVLNNDWKWTLTNLTYNIGSYIMFHQVKGTPFEFNSGAYDNLTMWEQIDNGDQYTPTKKFLMLVPISLFLISTHYSNYNLNLFILNGVSCLCVVVPKLAVSHRLRVTLY, encoded by the coding sequence ATGTCTCAATATAGTCCAAAGAtgaataacaataataacgACGATAACAATCTTTTAACCCCAACACAATCACATCATTCTGCTCATACTGTCACAACAAGGAAAAGAAGgtcatcatcaataattcaGCATCTTGAACCAGATACTTTAGAGAcaaaaattgatcaatCGTTAAATCCTAATGTTAATGCTAATTGGGTTCATTCTAAAGGTGCATGGGTCATTCACATCGTATTGAtcttatttttgaagatatttttcaacttcataACAGTATTGAATAACGATTGGAAATGGACATTGACCAATTTGACGTATAATATTGGGTCGTATATAATGTTCCATCAGGTTAAAGGGACCccttttgaattcaattctggTGCCTATGATAATTTGACCATGTGGGAGCAAATAGATAATGGTGACCAATATACGCCAACGAAGAAATTCTTGATGCTCGTACCAATCagtttatttttgattagTACTCATTATTCcaattataatttgaatttgtttattttgaatgggGTTAGCTGCTTATGTGTTGTTGTCCCAAAATTGGCGGTATCACATAGATTGAGGGTTACCTTATACTAG
- a CDS encoding DEHA2E06644p (weakly similar to uniprot|P38352 Saccharomyces cerevisiae YBR280C) produces MTAITLNDLGEDIICSNIAIHLSPEDIFSLSLVSHSFYSYLTTNDIFHLLYLKKFGSKPTPLNLSNYNWKELFKLRSSSQAKIYTWGSSQLGRLGYLLSNAPPENIANSGISKNVHTPTNLTTFNGFVISDISAGGFSFQILTNEGDLYFTGADWNKGERSTSTPGPFETFDYKSTAASIPRVESLGSRRSLNGISMPFMGRRYDRDIEAPTSTPSADRQTNPNLRKPSDQLDLSLPDPTGSSMKHQKKVKETNFVTKLLLPDNPEFPDRYVTSISSGREHIIAIDNYHNIISWDTGNTSNVGVHIKFEGLRYDSINKISAGWNLSACYINHIGIVVWYSRAPVTKESSEASTMISNANYLVIPNTDNCKIDDFLSGCDFILYIKDGSLMRFNLHTSGYASGSVDRNLVEDPFPVLGFDNWLNNYNIDNNGKASFTKITGCYNSFSIFTNDGMVLLGNKALSDEESEEPPIIIPQLQKNHIIHVVIGDYHYMALTDEGDLYSWGTESSRCGCLGLGAKDEFVSQNSNNVVTDLGPGKGMVVHNPTLVKSPSPGGKWLAITASGWNSGGIYIPK; encoded by the coding sequence ATGACAGCAATAACATTAAATGATCTAGGAGAAGATATCATATGTTCCAATATAGCAATTCATTTATCTCCTGAAgatattttttctttatctttgGTGTCTCATAGTTTTTATAGCTATTTGACAACTAATGacatttttcatcttttatatttaaaaaaatttggatCTAAACCGACACCATTGAATTTGTCAAATTACAATTGGAAGGAATTATTCAAACTAAGAAGTTCTAGTCAAGCAAAGATATATACATGGGGGTCATCACAATTGGGTAGATTAGGTTACTTATTAAGCAATGCTCCGCCGGAGAATATAGCAAATTCTGGTATTCTGAAAAACGTTCATACACCAACGAATTTGACGACTTTCAACGGATTTGTCATTAGTGATATTAGCGCAGGGGGTTTTAGTTTTCAAATCCTTACTAATGAGGGAGACTTGTATTTCACGGGTGCGGACTGGAATAAGGGAGAGAGGTCTACTCTGACTCCTGGTCCATTTGAAACCTTTGATTATAAGTCAACCGCTGCCTCAATTCCTCGTGTTGAAAGCCTAGGTTCTAGAAGATCACTAAATGGTATACTGATGCCGTTTATGGGAAGAAGATACGATAGAGATATTGAAGCACCAACATCAACCCCATCTGCTGATAGACAAACAAACCCAAATTTAAGGAAACCGTCTGATCAATTAGATTTAAGTCTACCCGATCCTACAGGGTCTTCAATGAAGCATCAAAAGAAAGtaaaagaaacaaattttgTCACGAAACTATTATTGCCTGATAACCCTGAATTTCCCGACAGATATGTCACTTCGATATCAAGTGGGAGAGAGCATATTATTGCTATTGATAACTACCATAATATCATTTCCTGGGATACCGGAAATACTAGTAATGTTGGGGTCCatataaaatttgaaggattAAGATATGActcaataaataaaatttctgcTGGTTGGAATTTGCTGGCATGTTATATCAATCACATCGGTATCGTTGTTTGGTATTCGAGGGCCCCTGTTACGAAAGAATCATCTGAGGCCAGTACCATGATTTCAAATGCAAATTACCTTGTCATTCCTAATACTGATAACTGtaaaattgatgattttcttTCAGGCTGTGACTtcatattatatataaaagaTGGACTGCTAATGCGATTCAATTTACATACTTCTGGATATGCGTCCGGGTCTGTTGATAGGAATTTAGTCGAAGATCCGTTCCCGGTCTTGGGATTTGATAATTGGTTAAACAATTATAATATCGATAACAACGGTAAAGCGTCTTTCACCAAAATTACCGGCTGCTATAACAGCTTTTCTATATTTACAAATGACGGCATGGTATTACTAGGAAATAAGGCTTTAAGTGACGAAGAGTCGGAAGAACCCCCGATTATCATACCTCAGCTACAAAAAAACCATATAATACATGTGGTAATAGGAGACTACCACTACATGGCCTTAACTGATGAAGGTGATTTATACAGCTGGGGTACTGAGTCAAGCAGATGTGGCTGTTTAGGTTTAGGTGCAAAAGATGAGTTTGTCAGccaaaattctaataacGTGGTTACAGATTTAGGTCCAGGAAAAGGCATGGTAGTTCACAATCCAACTTTGGTCAAATCACCTTCGCCTGGTGGAAAATGGTTAGCTATTACTGCATCTGGCTGGAATTCAGGAGGTATATATATCCCAAAGTAG
- a CDS encoding DEHA2E06666p (some similarities with uniprot|P41546 Saccharomyces cerevisiae YFL031W HAC1 bZIP transcription factor (ATF/CREB1 homolog) that regulates the unfolded protein response via UPRE binding and membrane biogenesis), translating into MADIVDNLESANFKSSLPPRKRAKTKEEKEQRRVERILRNRRAAHASREKKRKHVEYLESYVLKLEDNMSRLQSNFDGVCGQMSAKQLAKIDMQEMDDLQDLKDKIHTNLNGSLLANEGGDDNLDEELTPPAEQPDTKRRKLSSANSCSSLTTDSTESVEQEQVSSDKVNQIPHIKMEPNSDSNELLSITNENVYYNYLSPISINSPINSPIDLTLKKSSENLPPLSLANNDGDIDSLKVYDPMGQNSEEILLPRSYDHQ; encoded by the coding sequence atggccgatattgttgataatttggaatCGGCGAATTTCAAATCGTCGCTCCCACCAAGGAAGAGAGCTAAAACTAAGGAAGAGAAGGAACAACGTCGTGTGGAGCGAATTCTCAGGAATAGAAGGGCAGCACATGCGTCGCGtgaaaagaagagaaagcACGTTGAATACTTGGAGAGCTATGTGTTGAAATTGGAAGACAACATGTCGAGGTTGCAGAGCAACTTTGATGGTGTATGTGGACAGATGTCGGCGAAACAGCTTGCAAAGATAGACATGCAAGAAATGGACGATTTGCAAGACTTGAAGGACAAGATTCACACCAATCTCAACGGGTCGCTTTTGGCGAATGAGGGGGGAGACGACAATCTCGACGAAGAATTGACCCCACCGGCCGAGCAACCGGATACGAAGAGAAGAAAGCTTTCTTCGGCCAACAGCTGTAGTTCGTTGACTACAGACCTGACCGAGTCGGTCGAACAGGAACAAGTGTCGTCCGACAAGGTGAACCAGATACCACACATCAAAATGGAACCAAATAGTGATTCTAATGAATTGCTATCGATAACGAACGAAAATGTTTACTACAACTATTTATCACCTATTTCGATTAATTCGCCTATCAATTCTCCTATTGATTTGACGTTGAAGAAATCGAGCGAAAACTTACCTCCATTATCATTAGCCAACAACGACGGTGATATTGATTCTTTAAAGGTGTACGATCCTATGGGGCAAAATTCAGAAGAGATTTTGTTGCCAAGGAGTTACGATCATCAATGA
- a CDS encoding DEHA2E06688p (no similarity), with translation MFAIYSLRQLNISTPTVIPFTSPHVAQQKGSVAIDSTHYVIFSPKDLLLKNKNATNSAMCGCCLSLLVMSHGMGSDLPHFV, from the coding sequence ATGTTCGCCATATATTCATTACGCCAATTAAACATCAGTACACCCACAGTTATTCCCTTCACCTCTCCTCACGTGGCTCAACAAAAGGGCAGTGTCGCTATCGATTCGACCCATTACGTCATTTTCTCTCCGAAGGACCTCCTACTAAAAAATAAAAACGCGACAAATTCCGCTATGTGCGGTTGTTGCCTACTGCTCCTCGTTATGTCCCATGGAATGGGTCTGGATTTGCCGCACtttgtgtaa
- a CDS encoding DEHA2E06710p (similar to uniprot|P39988 Saccharomyces cerevisiae YEL029C BUD16 Protein involved in bud-site selection), translating into MKSVLSIQSHVSHGYVGGRAAIFPLQCQGWEVDSINTVNFSNHTGYGSVRGSSINEADLVDIFKGLNNIQVSYDAIITGYIPNASLIAVTNENIKSLKLNNDNLLYLLDPVMGDQGFLYVDESCVDEYKKILEDRLVDIITPNQFELELLVGFKVKNESDLNLAINHLHSKFNIKYVVISSLTDINKSSEDLIYCAISTMGEEKIQIFSIPVINSYFTGVGDLFSALLLDKLYNSFRCHESKSPSLSKAVSQVLTIMSKTLSLTHKLGIESYCKDKNLTNSNGDMPVSKVNDDVMKYFELKIIQSKDFFAYDGIGEFKPEYL; encoded by the coding sequence ATGAAGTCGGTGTTATCGATACAGTCACACGTGTCTCACGGATATGTGGGTGGAAGAGCGGCCATATTTCCACTACAGTGTCAGGGCTGGGAGGTCGATAGTATCAATACTGTGAACTTTTCGAATCATACTGGATATGGTTCAGTAAGAGGCTCAAGTATTAACGAAGCTGATTTGGTCGATATTTTTAAAGGgttgaataatattcaagtaTCGTACGATGCGATAATCACTGGATATATACCAAATGCATCATTGATTGCTGTGACAAACGAAAATATCAAGTCgttaaaattgaacaatgataatttattatacttaTTAGATCCGGTCATGGGAGACCAGGGTTTTTTATATGTGGATGAATCATGTGTTGATGAGTACAAAAAGATATTGGAGGATCGTCTTGTAGATATTATTACTCcaaatcaatttgaattgGAGTTGTTGGTAGGCTTTAAGGTTAAAAATGAAAGTGATCTAAACCTTGCAATAAACCATTTGCATTCAAAATTCAACATTAAGTATGTCGTGATATCGAGCTTGACAGACATAAATAAGAGTTCCGAGGATTTAATATATTGCGCTATCTCCACCATGGGTGAAGagaaaatacaaatattcaGTATTCCCGTGAttaattcatatttcaCAGGTGTTGGCGATTTATTTAGTGCTTTATTGTTGGATAAGCTTTACAACAGTTTTCGGTGTCATGAATCAAAGCTGCCAAGTTTATCGAAAGCAGTTAGCCAAGTTCTTACTATAATGCTGAAAACTTTAAGCTTGACCCATAAATTGGGAATCGAATCATATTGCAAGGATAAAAATTTGACAAATTCAAACGGAGATATGCCTGTAAGTAAAGTCAATGATGATGTAATGAAATACTTTGAGTTGAAAATCATCCAATCTAAGGACTTCTTTGCTTATGATGGGATAGGCGAGTTTAAACCCGAGTACTTGTAG
- a CDS encoding DEHA2E06732p (similar to uniprot|Q07589 Saccharomyces cerevisiae YDL144C), with protein MSERKSKVLVVGSGGVGAIGALCLTLNDKADVTLVVRSDYAKVNESGYSIKSVTYGEHENWKPRHIAKSVADASERFGEFDFILLTTKNIPDGPITCEDIIRPAVTPRTAIILLQNGLGIEKPMIEQFPHNVILSGVSLIGSSNINCVVSNMHKDQIYLGAWSNPNIENHAEKEQCTINEFTRIYSNEKYNRVIIDENVQKTRWEKLVYNSVLNTTTTVVNLDINRCQIAGANNELFRPAMREVIAIAASEGIEISPDTIERFIHLGDGLFYSPSMCVDARKKQLFELEVILGNPLKIAEANGVETPMLRTLYTLLTMVQFRIKEERGIIKIDENEYNKINSDSYPDLLKK; from the coding sequence ATGTCTGAACGTAAATCGAAAGTTCTTGTTGTTGGATCTGGTGGAGTAGGTGCTATTGGTGCATTGTGCTTAACCCTTAATGATAAAGCAGACGTTACTTTAGTAGTAAGGTCTGATTATGCAAAGGTAAATGAGAGTGGGTACTCTATCAAGTCCGTTACTTATGGTGAACATGAGAATTGGAAACCACGTCATATAGCTAAATCGGTGGCGGATGCATCTGAGAGGTTTggtgaatttgatttcattttattGACTACCAAGAATATTCCTGACGGACCAATAACTTGTGAAGATATCATTAGGCCTGCTGTTACTCCTAGGACTGCAATTATTTTACTTCAAAATGGGCTTGGTATAGAGAAGCCGATGATTGAGCAGTTCCCACATAATGTAATTCTTAGTGGTGTTTCATTAATTGGCTCTAGTAATATTAACTGTGTAGTATCTAATATGCATAAagatcaaatatatcttggAGCTTGGAGtaatccaaatattgaGAACCATGCCGAGAAAGAACAATGTacaattaatgaatttacTAGAATATACAGTAACGAAAAGTATAACCGAGTTATTATCGACGAAAATGTTCAAAAGACAAGATGGGAAAAATTAGTGTACAATTCTGTTCTTAATACTACTACTACAGTAGTCAATTTAGATATAAACAGATGTCAAATTGCAGGTGCAAATAATGAACTTTTTAGACCTGCTATGAGGGAGGTTATCGCAATTGCCGCTAGCGAAGGCATTGAAATATCGCCCGACActattgaaagatttattcATTTAGGTGATGGTTTGTTTTATAGTCCTTCAATGTGCGTTGATGCAAGAaagaaacaattatttgagtTGGAAGTTATTTTGGGTAACCCTTTAAAGATTGCAGAAGCAAATGGTGTAGAGACACCAATGTTACGAACTTTATATACCTTATTAACAATGGTTCAGTTtagaattaaagaagaaagggGCATAATCAAAATAGATGAAAACGAGTATAATAAGATAAACTCAGACTCTTATCCAGATTTACTCAAAAAATAG